One window from the genome of Bdellovibrio sp. NC01 encodes:
- the tpiA gene encoding triose-phosphate isomerase, which yields MKKIFAANWKLFKSPTETRNFFKSFKEVSAKATGDLVFFPSAISLEAASETVKGSNIAFGAQNCYVQVQGAFTGENSAQIVKELGGQYILIGHSERRQLFGETDALIADKVALTQSLGLIPMLCIGETLQEREATHTFRVLETQLLLGLAKADKAKPIVIAYEPVWAIGTGKVATPEQVAETHTDVHNILTKMGFTAPILYGGSVKPDNAGTLIKQPHVSGFLVGGASLEVDSFIKIASV from the coding sequence ATGAAAAAGATTTTTGCCGCTAACTGGAAGCTTTTCAAATCTCCGACAGAAACACGCAACTTCTTTAAAAGTTTCAAAGAGGTTTCTGCAAAAGCCACTGGCGACCTTGTGTTCTTTCCTTCTGCTATCAGCCTTGAAGCTGCCAGCGAAACAGTAAAAGGTTCCAACATCGCCTTCGGCGCGCAAAACTGTTACGTGCAAGTCCAAGGTGCCTTCACTGGCGAAAACTCAGCACAAATCGTTAAAGAGCTTGGCGGTCAATACATCTTGATCGGTCACAGTGAACGTCGTCAGTTATTTGGCGAAACGGATGCGTTGATCGCAGACAAAGTGGCATTAACACAAAGCTTGGGTCTGATCCCTATGTTGTGCATCGGTGAAACTTTGCAAGAGCGTGAAGCCACTCACACGTTCCGCGTACTTGAAACACAATTGCTGTTAGGCCTTGCTAAAGCTGACAAAGCTAAACCGATCGTGATTGCTTACGAACCAGTATGGGCGATCGGCACAGGCAAAGTTGCGACTCCAGAACAAGTTGCGGAAACTCACACAGACGTTCACAACATTCTAACGAAAATGGGCTTCACGGCTCCGATTCTGTACGGTGGTTCCGTCAAACCTGACAACGCAGGCACATTGATTAAACAACCTCACGTCAGTGGTTTCTTGGTAGGCGGTGCCTCTTTAGAAGTGGATTCGTTTATTAAGATCGCAAGTGTCTAG
- a CDS encoding ABC transporter substrate-binding protein: MKTFLSWLLSSLFVLGFFSASAFAAEDAAPKRKLKMAYTDFPPFQEDTPEGPRGVLIDLAKKYVKPTGYEIEFVHVPFKRMPSELANGNVDLWMGLTHYKEFKGSTLIGSKTVTTLELMTYALGQDISIKTLDDLKKYRVITYAGYTYGGMIEELQNPKNKFQTIEVKDNDQAYRLLVNKRADVFLNYRATVETWMKGNPTVQLRGHLFKALPVHIAVSRKTFEGAEILKNVESAVPTAVADAP; the protein is encoded by the coding sequence GTGAAAACATTTTTGAGTTGGCTACTTTCAAGCCTTTTTGTTTTGGGATTTTTTTCCGCTTCTGCATTCGCTGCTGAAGATGCAGCTCCTAAACGCAAATTGAAAATGGCTTACACCGACTTCCCGCCTTTCCAAGAAGACACACCCGAAGGCCCCAGAGGTGTTCTGATTGATCTTGCAAAAAAATATGTGAAGCCTACTGGTTACGAAATTGAATTTGTGCATGTGCCGTTCAAACGCATGCCTTCCGAACTTGCGAATGGCAATGTGGATTTGTGGATGGGACTGACTCACTACAAAGAGTTCAAAGGCTCCACTTTGATTGGTTCAAAAACGGTGACAACTCTTGAGCTGATGACCTATGCGCTTGGCCAAGATATTTCGATCAAAACCTTAGATGACTTGAAAAAATATCGTGTCATCACTTACGCGGGCTACACGTACGGTGGCATGATTGAAGAACTTCAAAATCCAAAAAATAAATTTCAAACCATCGAAGTCAAAGATAACGATCAAGCTTATCGTTTGCTTGTAAATAAACGTGCTGATGTCTTTTTGAATTATCGCGCGACTGTCGAAACATGGATGAAAGGCAACCCCACTGTCCAACTTCGTGGCCATCTATTCAAAGCCCTGCCCGTTCATATCGCAGTTTCACGTAAAACCTTTGAAGGTGCTGAAATCCTTAAAAATGTAGAATCCGCTGTGCCAACGGCTGTCGCGGATGCGCCTTGA
- the ilvA gene encoding threonine ammonia-lyase, producing MKVSFEDIKKARELLNNVICPTEMSHSINASKLLGSDIFFKFENTQRTGSFKFRGAYNKISNLTPEEKARGVVASSAGNHAQGVALSASLAGVKATIVMPENASISKASATRSYGADVVLKGEIYDEAYEHAQSLEKNHGYTFVHPYQDPFVIAGQGTIGIEILEKVPDLDSVIVPIGGGGLISGVALAVKSINPKCKVIGVQSDRSPGMACMYNKQTLDQKKKRAATIADGIAIKNPSPVMYENFISKYVDQVVTVSDDEIAEAIVFLMERTKTVAEGSGAAALAAAMHRGLELGKKSCIIISGGNIDLNIVSKIIDRGQILRGRLCELSVIVDDLPGNLSRLTQAIASEKANILEVKHDRVSQGLSLRETRIDFTLETSSIEHVEKIKKALEATGAKIIT from the coding sequence ATGAAAGTGTCCTTCGAAGATATTAAAAAAGCTCGTGAGTTACTGAATAATGTTATTTGCCCTACAGAGATGAGTCACTCCATCAACGCGAGCAAACTTCTTGGAAGCGATATTTTCTTTAAGTTTGAAAACACTCAGCGCACTGGCAGTTTCAAATTCCGTGGCGCTTACAATAAAATTTCTAATCTTACACCTGAAGAAAAAGCCCGCGGAGTTGTCGCAAGCTCCGCAGGCAATCATGCGCAAGGTGTGGCGCTGTCTGCTTCATTGGCGGGGGTTAAAGCCACCATTGTGATGCCAGAAAATGCGTCGATCAGTAAAGCGTCAGCCACCAGATCTTACGGCGCTGACGTTGTCCTTAAAGGTGAAATTTACGACGAAGCTTACGAGCACGCACAATCATTAGAAAAAAATCACGGCTACACTTTCGTTCATCCTTATCAAGATCCATTTGTCATCGCCGGCCAAGGCACAATCGGTATCGAAATCCTAGAAAAAGTTCCTGACTTAGATTCTGTCATCGTTCCCATCGGTGGTGGCGGCTTAATTAGTGGCGTGGCATTGGCCGTAAAGTCGATCAATCCAAAATGTAAAGTGATTGGTGTACAAAGTGATCGTTCGCCGGGTATGGCGTGCATGTACAACAAACAAACTTTGGATCAAAAGAAAAAGCGCGCAGCGACTATCGCTGACGGTATCGCTATTAAAAATCCATCGCCTGTGATGTATGAAAATTTCATTTCTAAATATGTCGATCAAGTTGTGACTGTTAGTGATGACGAAATTGCTGAAGCGATCGTGTTCTTGATGGAAAGAACAAAAACAGTGGCTGAAGGTTCTGGCGCCGCCGCTTTGGCAGCAGCTATGCATCGTGGTCTTGAGCTTGGTAAAAAATCTTGCATCATCATCAGCGGTGGTAACATCGACTTAAACATCGTCAGCAAAATTATCGATCGCGGTCAGATCTTGCGCGGTCGCTTGTGTGAGTTGTCGGTGATCGTTGACGACTTGCCAGGAAATTTAAGCCGTTTGACTCAAGCGATTGCTTCGGAAAAAGCAAATATCCTTGAGGTGAAGCATGACCGCGTATCACAAGGTCTTTCACTGCGCGAAACACGCATTGATTTCACTCTCGAGACTTCAAGCATTGAACATGTCGAGAAGATCAAAAAAGCCCTTGAAGCGACGGGCGCAAAGATCATCACTTAG
- the msrA gene encoding peptide-methionine (S)-S-oxide reductase MsrA, giving the protein MKRIILLILSMMFSFSGFAKPSAKKGGPVSTEVSYLAGGCFWGMEDLIRKLPGIIDVKVGYMGGNVNNATYNIVKTGTSGHAETVKVTFDPSKLKYEDLLLFFFKVHDPTTENRQGNDIGTQYRSEIFYTSEEQKETAERVKARVDKSGAWGKPAVTKIEKAGQFWTAEEYHQDYLVKNPGGYTCHFIRPMTF; this is encoded by the coding sequence ATGAAAAGAATCATCTTATTGATCTTGAGTATGATGTTTAGTTTTTCTGGATTTGCAAAACCAAGTGCAAAGAAAGGTGGGCCTGTGTCGACGGAAGTTTCTTATTTAGCAGGTGGATGTTTTTGGGGTATGGAAGATTTGATTCGCAAACTTCCAGGTATCATCGACGTGAAGGTCGGCTACATGGGTGGTAACGTGAACAATGCCACTTACAACATCGTCAAAACCGGCACATCAGGTCACGCAGAAACAGTGAAAGTCACTTTCGATCCATCGAAGTTGAAATACGAAGACTTGTTGTTGTTCTTCTTTAAAGTTCACGATCCAACAACTGAAAATCGTCAAGGCAACGACATCGGCACACAATATCGCAGCGAAATCTTCTACACATCTGAAGAGCAAAAAGAAACTGCCGAAAGAGTCAAAGCCCGTGTTGATAAATCAGGTGCATGGGGCAAACCTGCTGTGACTAAGATTGAAAAAGCAGGTCAGTTCTGGACCGCGGAAGAATACCACCAAGATTATCTTGTGAAAAATCCCGGCGGTTATACTTGCCACTTCATTCGTCCAATGACGTTTTAA
- a CDS encoding hydantoinase B/oxoprolinase family protein, whose protein sequence is MSYKIELFHSLLNNFLKGEEALLTIEGDVLAVRGKQPATYGTLSAAANIVGKYLKLQEGDIAVLNDPYSGGTTLDEMTFIMAVSEDLLWVSRRPMVKSIKTGKSVEEEGLRIPPTPLRQSGKVNDVILSAMQAHPACPPNFTEWIKEQFAQMIEHAYRLIHTVETTGFEITGELIEEYLDLSKNLATHRISENASGDARVDIVLDSGELLRLSLEIHEGRIKMDFGGTSAAKTIQLTESAAYGTCFHTISKYYGFTDYANSGTFSSLTVTKPSGCWLMAKYPASIVKGMNSGIAALQAAIELALTHIHSKKEKALSCYSPLTVQFNANSSQAVLRLQGGEGAFANRDGASAHLENISIERIERELPVKIVRADRRQSLGGKGKFSGGRGLIFKVEALADVETTWLSDLTLHRPRIPKNCSHGDPCEVILDSNGSTKVLPVLGTQKVLKGDVLTLCSGSGGGFGKPETPA, encoded by the coding sequence GTGTCTTATAAAATCGAACTCTTTCATTCATTGCTAAATAACTTCCTTAAAGGCGAAGAAGCGTTGCTGACAATTGAAGGCGACGTTCTTGCTGTGCGCGGAAAACAACCTGCGACGTATGGAACATTATCAGCGGCAGCAAATATCGTTGGTAAATATTTAAAACTTCAAGAAGGTGACATCGCAGTATTGAATGATCCTTACAGCGGCGGCACGACTTTGGATGAAATGACATTCATCATGGCCGTGTCTGAAGACTTGTTGTGGGTATCACGTCGCCCTATGGTCAAATCGATCAAAACTGGAAAATCAGTTGAAGAAGAAGGTCTGCGTATTCCGCCGACTCCCCTTCGTCAATCGGGCAAGGTGAACGATGTGATTTTGTCAGCGATGCAGGCACACCCTGCGTGCCCACCCAACTTCACGGAATGGATTAAAGAACAATTCGCACAAATGATCGAGCACGCGTACCGCTTGATTCATACAGTTGAAACAACAGGTTTTGAAATCACTGGCGAATTGATTGAAGAGTATTTGGATCTTTCGAAAAACTTAGCGACTCATCGTATTTCTGAAAATGCATCTGGTGATGCGCGCGTTGATATCGTTTTGGACAGCGGTGAATTATTACGCTTAAGCTTAGAGATCCACGAAGGTCGTATCAAAATGGATTTCGGTGGCACATCAGCAGCTAAGACCATTCAACTGACTGAGTCTGCAGCTTACGGAACTTGCTTCCACACCATCAGCAAATACTACGGCTTCACGGATTACGCGAACAGTGGCACTTTCTCGTCTTTAACTGTGACGAAACCTTCTGGTTGCTGGTTGATGGCGAAGTACCCTGCTTCCATCGTCAAAGGTATGAATTCAGGCATCGCGGCTTTACAAGCTGCGATTGAACTGGCGTTGACTCATATTCACTCTAAAAAAGAAAAAGCGTTGTCTTGCTACAGTCCTTTGACTGTGCAGTTCAATGCAAACTCAAGCCAAGCTGTTTTGCGTTTGCAAGGCGGTGAAGGTGCTTTTGCAAATCGTGATGGCGCTTCGGCACATCTTGAAAACATTTCGATTGAAAGAATCGAACGTGAGTTGCCAGTCAAAATTGTACGCGCCGATCGCCGTCAGTCTTTGGGCGGTAAAGGTAAGTTTTCAGGTGGTCGTGGTTTGATCTTCAAAGTGGAAGCTTTGGCAGATGTGGAAACGACTTGGCTTTCAGATTTGACTCTACATCGTCCGCGTATTCCTAAAAATTGCTCACATGGCGATCCATGCGAAGTAATTTTAGATTCAAATGGCTCAACGAAAGTCCTTCCTGTCCTTGGGACCCAGAAGGTTCTAAAAGGCGACGTGTTAACACTCTGCTCTGGCAGCGGTGGTGGCTTCGGTAAGCCAGAAACGCCGGCTTAG
- a CDS encoding hydantoinase/oxoprolinase N-terminal domain-containing protein, with translation MASRILGVSVGESFAEYCVLDGAETVATKRAYLSRENLKNSLQQFISTHSDKKISKAAVSLRVPEKLLDFKLNGAVAHITTEGFEHWLDLHNSTNNTLTTAELQFSLRERVQADGKISLPLAMDELEAIAAKLEMMQTKKVCVHLLHSAINPTHQTAVTNFLTAKGFEVFVPEKTDNADEVTRWRKNSLNATVAGLFSELKKEIAAALQNVVAESDIHFLTGDGTFTQDIEKNSIASLSAGYAALALAHKKSDVLYMGLEGFVLISGNAWKNQWLSPWGAVESKHVSYKELTIQPTLPITLNAFHHFDFDTEPESWDPGPMFLGRGQKATLIDLWADNAKLTKLDGLQDRTVAAGVQKFKNSMFALSKVSNTREKELPSLSKELQSLAIQKIAMEAVMFRHSKELLITGPLVELFANGFKKDTKASVDTNEFALSRAVALLGQSALKG, from the coding sequence ATGGCGAGTCGTATTTTAGGCGTAAGCGTTGGTGAATCTTTCGCAGAGTACTGTGTTTTAGACGGTGCTGAGACTGTTGCAACCAAAAGAGCCTACCTGTCCCGAGAGAATTTAAAAAATTCTTTGCAGCAATTTATTTCAACCCACAGCGATAAAAAAATTTCTAAGGCCGCCGTCAGTCTGCGTGTTCCAGAAAAGCTTTTAGACTTCAAATTAAACGGAGCCGTGGCGCACATCACAACCGAAGGCTTTGAGCACTGGTTGGATTTGCACAACAGCACGAATAATACGCTGACAACGGCTGAACTTCAGTTTTCATTGCGTGAGCGCGTTCAAGCAGATGGCAAAATTTCTTTGCCGCTTGCCATGGATGAACTGGAAGCCATCGCTGCGAAATTAGAAATGATGCAAACAAAGAAAGTGTGCGTGCACCTTCTTCACTCTGCTATCAATCCAACACACCAAACGGCGGTCACTAACTTCTTAACTGCTAAAGGTTTTGAAGTTTTCGTTCCAGAAAAAACAGACAACGCCGATGAAGTCACTCGCTGGAGAAAAAATTCTTTGAATGCGACTGTCGCTGGTTTGTTTTCAGAATTAAAAAAAGAAATCGCTGCAGCTTTGCAAAATGTTGTCGCTGAATCTGACATTCATTTCTTAACTGGCGATGGCACTTTCACGCAAGACATCGAAAAGAACTCGATCGCAAGTTTGTCGGCAGGTTATGCGGCATTGGCTTTAGCGCATAAAAAATCTGACGTCTTGTATATGGGCCTTGAAGGTTTCGTTTTAATTTCAGGCAATGCGTGGAAAAACCAATGGCTTAGTCCGTGGGGCGCGGTTGAAAGCAAACATGTCTCTTATAAAGAGCTGACGATTCAACCGACTTTGCCAATCACTTTGAATGCTTTCCATCATTTCGATTTCGATACCGAACCTGAAAGCTGGGACCCAGGCCCCATGTTCTTAGGCCGTGGGCAAAAGGCAACGTTGATCGACTTGTGGGCTGATAATGCAAAACTGACGAAATTGGATGGTCTTCAAGATCGCACCGTTGCAGCCGGCGTACAAAAATTTAAAAACTCCATGTTCGCTTTATCGAAAGTCAGCAACACGCGCGAAAAAGAACTACCAAGCCTAAGCAAAGAATTGCAAAGCTTGGCGATTCAAAAGATCGCAATGGAAGCCGTGATGTTCCGTCATAGCAAAGAGTTGCTAATCACAGGTCCTTTAGTTGAACTTTTCGCGAATGGTTTCAAAAAAGATACGAAAGCTTCTGTTGATACGAACGAATTCGCACTCTCTCGTGCCGTAGCTTTGTTGGGCCAAAGCGCTTTGAAAGGTTAG
- the hisC gene encoding histidinol-phosphate transaminase: protein MKISPEILNLVPYKPGKPISETQREYGLKTVIKLASNENPLGPSPKAMAAVKLALDHQQLYPDPSHYELLQTISKEWGFPTQQLAVGNGSDELIDLLTRIFCEPKEGVLSSVAAFNAYEVSAQANRAIIRKVPLAKGYRFDMKAIADHFFAHPEQNIRLIFISNPNNPTGTYATQQEIEEFLARLGNRDDVMIVFDEAYNEFVRATDYVSAQKYMSQYKNLIVLRTFSKIYGLAGFRIGAMIAPAEVVEVFNRVRKPFNVNDLAQVAANAALQDKEFIERSQQICWKGLDYFYKKLEELGLPYIPSQGNFVMFDTLRDAAKVNEALLRRGIIMRPILNYGFKTHMRVSVGLEHENEAAMNALAEVLKEIPVLV, encoded by the coding sequence GTGAAGATTTCTCCTGAAATTCTTAACTTGGTTCCGTACAAACCGGGAAAGCCTATTTCTGAAACACAACGCGAGTATGGTTTGAAGACCGTCATTAAACTCGCAAGTAATGAAAATCCTTTAGGTCCTAGTCCCAAAGCGATGGCGGCGGTGAAGCTTGCATTGGATCATCAGCAGCTTTATCCAGATCCTTCACATTATGAGCTTTTACAGACAATTTCCAAAGAGTGGGGATTTCCAACTCAACAATTGGCTGTTGGCAACGGAAGTGACGAGCTGATTGATTTATTAACTCGCATTTTCTGCGAGCCTAAAGAAGGCGTGTTGTCATCTGTGGCAGCTTTTAATGCCTATGAAGTAAGCGCTCAGGCCAATCGTGCGATCATCCGCAAAGTGCCACTGGCAAAGGGTTATCGCTTTGATATGAAAGCGATTGCTGACCACTTTTTTGCTCATCCAGAACAAAATATTCGCCTTATTTTTATTTCGAATCCAAACAATCCAACGGGGACCTATGCAACTCAACAAGAGATTGAAGAGTTCTTGGCACGCCTTGGAAATCGTGACGATGTGATGATCGTTTTCGACGAGGCTTATAATGAGTTCGTGCGTGCGACTGATTATGTGTCTGCGCAAAAATACATGAGCCAATATAAAAATCTGATCGTTCTGAGAACTTTCTCGAAAATCTATGGCCTTGCTGGTTTCCGTATCGGCGCGATGATTGCCCCGGCAGAGGTGGTTGAGGTGTTTAACCGCGTGCGCAAACCATTCAATGTCAACGATTTAGCGCAGGTGGCTGCAAATGCGGCTCTGCAAGATAAAGAATTTATTGAGCGTTCGCAGCAGATTTGTTGGAAAGGGCTTGATTACTTTTACAAGAAATTAGAAGAATTAGGCCTGCCATACATTCCATCTCAGGGAAATTTTGTCATGTTTGACACCCTTCGCGACGCGGCCAAGGTGAATGAAGCTTTGTTACGTCGTGGGATCATTATGCGACCTATTTTAAATTATGGGTTCAAAACGCATATGCGTGTGAGTGTTGGTCTTGAGCATGAAAATGAAGCGGCAATGAACGCTTTAGCAGAAGTGCTTAAAGAAATTCCGGTTTTAGTTTAG
- the cmk gene encoding (d)CMP kinase → MGMVITIDGPAASGKSSVSRELARRLGWKWVSTGAFYRGLAYAALQLSVDLDDVKALAELTHNPIWSIRLESERTKVYFQDQDVTDQIAHEDVGNFASKISHYPEVRKALLEAQRNCSNGPDGLVAEGRDCGTVVFPQAEAKVFLTASSEHRAARRATELGLDQDDMVKAQKQRDHQDSTRKVAPMAVPPNAFVLDSTELNLDEVVDKVEAFVRTKIH, encoded by the coding sequence ATGGGAATGGTTATTACGATTGATGGACCCGCGGCTTCAGGTAAATCTTCAGTGAGTCGCGAATTAGCTCGTCGTTTGGGCTGGAAGTGGGTTTCCACTGGTGCATTCTATCGTGGTTTGGCTTATGCCGCTTTACAATTAAGTGTTGATCTTGATGACGTGAAGGCGTTGGCAGAGCTGACTCATAATCCTATCTGGAGCATCCGTTTAGAATCGGAGCGCACGAAAGTTTATTTCCAAGATCAAGATGTGACAGATCAAATTGCTCATGAAGACGTGGGTAACTTTGCGTCTAAAATTTCTCACTATCCTGAAGTTCGTAAAGCTTTGCTTGAGGCACAACGTAATTGCAGCAACGGACCAGATGGTTTGGTTGCTGAAGGCCGCGATTGCGGTACGGTTGTATTCCCGCAAGCTGAAGCGAAGGTGTTTTTGACAGCATCAAGCGAACACCGTGCTGCTCGTCGTGCGACGGAATTAGGTCTTGATCAAGATGATATGGTGAAAGCACAAAAACAACGTGATCACCAAGATTCAACTCGCAAAGTGGCGCCGATGGCTGTTCCACCAAACGCTTTTGTTCTTGATTCAACTGAATTGAATCTTGATGAAGTGGTCGACAAAGTCGAAGCATTCGTTCGCACAAAAATTCACTAA
- a CDS encoding prenyltransferase/squalene oxidase repeat-containing protein codes for MKAAWIGLGVGLWGLSCFAGPQFRTEVASALKFIERYQTTGDEGYDRGQWRAKVTSYVPSAIGVGKFNVPYDEPTAFVAGSIANVLSEIYFIDATFTSIPPMVTRTVQGFQKYYWGSLFNFYPSEYFNGVKIRQPRFMYLAPQWQGFANIPPDADTTSVANTTLHYYRSMVIGRQPTDVTAEVPEQVINALSAIRDLDRTPHIYNRLQRQIETGAFMTWLWDEKNPNMPHNYFARPDRGTRIPFNKNDVDCVVNANVLKLLSFARKDQGPGFKASCEHINRVVARKQFYFCGMYYPSRYALPYSVATNLREGVSCLEPSRQRLLNYVIAMQNPDGSWRNSFLARPDYIHSTAWALNALIMLGDPKNDLHRARIQRGVKFLLSQKEKDSAGLTYWPGQVFYAATFVARYPVVWRSTAYTTALSAKALLLADRFLNR; via the coding sequence ATGAAAGCGGCATGGATCGGCCTCGGGGTGGGGCTTTGGGGGCTGTCTTGTTTCGCAGGACCCCAATTTCGCACGGAAGTGGCGTCCGCATTGAAGTTTATCGAACGCTATCAGACCACTGGCGATGAGGGTTATGATCGCGGGCAATGGCGAGCCAAGGTCACATCCTACGTGCCCAGCGCGATCGGTGTTGGCAAATTCAACGTACCTTACGACGAACCCACGGCATTCGTTGCGGGCTCGATCGCCAATGTTCTTTCAGAAATTTATTTTATCGATGCGACCTTCACTTCCATCCCGCCGATGGTCACCCGCACAGTCCAAGGTTTTCAGAAATATTATTGGGGCAGTCTTTTTAATTTCTACCCTTCTGAATATTTTAACGGAGTAAAAATCCGTCAGCCACGCTTCATGTATTTAGCACCCCAGTGGCAGGGCTTCGCAAACATTCCTCCGGATGCTGATACAACATCCGTTGCGAATACGACTTTGCATTACTATCGCAGCATGGTGATTGGCAGGCAGCCGACTGATGTGACTGCCGAAGTGCCCGAGCAAGTCATCAATGCCTTATCGGCAATACGCGATTTAGATCGCACGCCACACATCTATAATCGTCTGCAAAGACAAATTGAAACCGGCGCGTTTATGACGTGGTTGTGGGACGAAAAAAATCCCAACATGCCTCACAACTATTTTGCACGTCCCGACCGTGGCACACGCATTCCCTTTAACAAGAATGATGTCGATTGTGTCGTGAACGCCAATGTTTTGAAGCTGCTGTCATTCGCACGCAAAGATCAAGGCCCCGGATTCAAAGCCAGCTGTGAACACATCAATCGTGTCGTGGCCCGCAAACAGTTTTATTTTTGCGGAATGTATTATCCCAGCAGGTATGCGCTTCCCTATTCAGTTGCGACAAACTTGCGTGAAGGTGTCAGTTGTTTGGAACCGTCCCGTCAAAGATTGTTGAACTATGTGATTGCGATGCAAAATCCTGACGGCTCGTGGAGAAATAGTTTTCTTGCGCGTCCTGATTACATTCATTCCACAGCGTGGGCATTGAATGCCTTGATTATGTTAGGTGATCCAAAAAACGATTTGCATCGCGCGCGCATCCAAAGAGGCGTCAAGTTTTTGCTGTCACAAAAAGAAAAAGACTCGGCCGGTTTGACGTATTGGCCGGGCCAAGTGTTTTACGCCGCCACCTTCGTCGCACGCTATCCTGTGGTGTGGCGATCAACAGCGTACACGACAGCGTTAAGCGCCAAGGCTTTGTTGTTAGCAGATAGATTTTTGAATCGCTAA